The Coffea arabica cultivar ET-39 chromosome 8e, Coffea Arabica ET-39 HiFi, whole genome shotgun sequence genome window below encodes:
- the LOC113703169 gene encoding uncharacterized protein has product MALTPNKNDPSPTYVETVEEIMKSYKSLPPRPSIEEVEAAMSVVKTVNYEEQERLEEISKEVAPQDVPPELFSVLQEVRKSKVLFRSHEQMKEAVHLVELDKIFQTFDELIQRASELVSAKTSPEKELNLGGPDGEIGIEVVISDDESVRRNEEPKIEDSKGMSLNASSEPPSIPSAAKYEESKQLSLMRVAAIIESSAKAEAEFLDLQGKLMDKIEWLPLSLGKLSHIIELNIADNNLMVLPSTIGSLKSLRKLDVHSNQLFNLPDSFGELLGLTDLDLHANRLRSLPASFKNLKDLISLDLSSNRFAHLPDAIGNLTSLKKLSVQLNELEELPYTIGSCLLLVELRLDFNQLKALPLSISKLQYLEILTLHYNRIKVLPTMGNLLHLKELDVSFNELESIPESLCHAVSLKKLNVGKNFSDLRALPKSIGNLELLEELDISDNQIFVLPDSFRFLANLKVFHADQTPLELPPTEIAKLGAEAVVNFMAEFVTTRDMRPQRPVKQRGFCLQFFVNCFRVETA; this is encoded by the exons ATGGCTCTGACACCCAACAAAAATGATCCATCACCTACCTATGTAGAAACCGTTGAAGAAATCATGAAATCCTACAAATCACTCCCGCCTAGACCCTCTATTGAAGAGGTTGAAGCAGCCATGTCTGTTGTCAAAACAGTTAACTATGAAGAGCAAGAAAGACttgaagagatttccaaggaagTTGCTCCGCAAGATGTTCCACCAGAACTCTTTTCTGTGCTACAAGAAGTGAGGAAATCCAAGGTTTTGTTCAGAAGCCATGAACAGATGAAAGAGGCAGTTCACTTAGTTGAACTCGACAAGATTTTTCAGACATTTGATGAGCTTATTCAGAGGGCTTCTGAGTTAGTTTCTGCGAAGACCTCTCCGGAAAAAGAGCTCAATCTTGGTGGCCCAGATGGTGAAATTGGGATAGAAGTGGTGATCAGCGATGATGAGAGTGTCCGTAGGAATGAAGAGCCAAAGATTGAGGATTCAAAAGGAATGTCCTTGAATGCTTCTTCTGAGCCTCCTTCAATTCCTTCAG CTGCAAAGTATGAAGAGTCTAAGCAACTAAGTCTAATGAGAGTGGCTGCCATAATTGAAAGTTCTGCTAAAGCTGAAGCAGAGTTCCTTGATCTCCAGGGTAAATTGATGGACAAGATTGAGTGGCTTCCATTGTCACTTGGAAAATTATCGCATATCATTGAGCTAAATATAGCAGACAATAATCTCATGGTTCTTCCCTCTACTATTGGTAGCCTCAAGTCATTGAGAAAGCTTGATGTCCACTCCAACCAACTATTTAACCTTCCTGATTCATTTGGTGAACTGCTTGGCCTAACTGATCTGGACCTGCATGCAAACAGGTTGAGGTCACTGCCAGCTTCATTTAAGAACTTAAAGGACCTGATCAGTCTTGATTTAAGTTCAAATCGGTTTGCTCATTTGCCAGATGCAATTGGGAATCTGACTTCTTTGAAGAAGCTTAGTGTGCAATTAAACGAGCTTGAAGAGCTTCCTTATACAATTGGATCATGTCTGTTGCTTGTAGAGCTAAGATTAGACTTCAATCAGCTCAAAGCTCTTCCTCTTTCAATCAGTAAGCTCCAGTACTTGGAGATTCTTACTTTGCACTATAATAGAATCAAAGTACTGCCTACCATGGGGAATCTTTTACATCTGAAAGAACTTGATGTCAGCTTCAATGAACTTGAGAGTATACCTGAAAGCCTATGTCACGCAGTTAGCCTGAAAAAATTGAATGTTGGGAAGAATTTTTCAGACCTGCGAGCTTTGCCAAAATCAATTGGAAATCTTGAACTGCTTGAAGAGCTGGATATCAGTGACAATCAAATATTTGTGTTGCCCGATTCTTTCAGATTCCTCGCAAATTTAAAAGTTTTCCACGCTGACCAGACACCTCTAGAATTGCCACCAACGGAAATAGCAAAGCTTGGCGCCGAG GCCGTTGTCAATTTCATGGCTGAATTTGTTACTACAAGGGATATGAGACCTCAAAGGCCAGTGAAGCAGAGAGGATTTTGTCTCCAGTTCTTTGTCAATTGCTTTCGGGTCGAGACAGCATGA